Below is a genomic region from Fusobacterium nucleatum.
TTTTAATTTTCCCCTCTTTTGCATTAAAATTTAATTTTTTTACAAAAAGTTCTATAACTGATTCTTCTAAAAGTTTCTTTTTTCGTATCTATTCCTTTTCTTTAAATAAATGAATTTGTAGTTTTCTTAAAATTTCACCTCCTATTCTCGTCTATAATATACCATAAATTGGATTATTTTTCTATAATTTGTTTCAAAACATAATATTTTATATAGATATATTTTATGTATTGACTTTTTTATAAAAAAATAATATACTAATATTTAGGTGATGTTACAAATTCAGATAATGATTTATTGAAATCATCTTTTTAAACAGTTCTATATGTTTAGATCAATGGAGTATATACTCCATTTTTTATTACTTTATTTAAAAATAAAAAAGGATTAACTCCTGTTTCTTCTTACAAAAGTTAATCCTTTCTATCTCTACCACTATCTATTTTACACTAAGAACAGAAATAAAGTCATAAATAACCTCTTCTCTTTTTTTACTATTTAAAAACTCATCCCAATCATCTATCAATGAATTATGTGTGCCATTCACTTCATCTTTCTTTTCAGAATAAACAAAATTTCTCATATAGTAAAAATTACTCCAACGCTTATGCTCAAGGGCTGACATATAGCTCATAGCAGAATTTTTTTCAATGATATTAATTTGTTCTTTTATAGAAACAGAATCAATCATAGCTTTCCATCTATTAAGTAATTCTTCAACAGAAGAAAGTCCTTCCATCTGAGCAATTTTCCCCAATAGAACTTCCTTAACATTTTGATGCATACATTGATTTCTACTAGAATCTTTCTTTATATTTGAAAGAGAAGCCCACTGTTCTTCAACAGAAATATCTTGTTCTGGAGAATCCATAATATTCTCTGTAATTTTATTGTAATAGGCGTTAAATTCTTTGGCTTTTATTTCTAAAGGCTCATTAGTTATAGATTCAAAATTTAAAACATCAATTAATTCTCCAAAAACAGTTATATTAGGATACTTTAAAATAATAGATTCTATCAATGGTTTATTTTCCCAAATATTTTCACAAAAAACAGCAGTATTCACATTTTTAAAGATTTCTTCTCCAAGTAAATCCATAAAAATAAGACTTTCTGTACAATTTTTAGTGGAAAATAATACAGCTGTAAATGGGTCTTTTTTATGATTTTCTTTTATTTTATTTTGTGTGCTAATATGATTAATATCACCATCTATTAATTCAATATTTGCAACTTTTTGCAGCTCTCTTATAGTGGCTTTATATTCTTCTATTATATTAGATATTTTTCTGTCTACAATAGTAATTTTCATATTTTCTTTTGTATTTACAAGAGTTTGATTTACTGCTAATTCAAAAAGACTTTTTCCACAATTCTTAAAGCCAATCAACAATATATTTGGAGTCCCAATTGAGTTTGAGAAATCATCAAAAGAAAAATATTCTTTTTTTAATCCACTTGTTTCATACAATTTAAAATTTTTAAGATTGATTAAGTTATAAGCTATTAAATCATAGATATTAAAATACTTTATATCAAAGATTTTAATTTCATCCATTTTATGTTGAACAATATTTCTTATATATTTATTTGTAGTATTCACATATACATTGACTATTTTCTCTTTTTTATTTCTTCTTTTAGTAATAAGTTCTGAAATTAATTTTAAATATCCATAATTCTTTGGCTCATCTTCAAAACAAATAATAGTATCCACAGAAGCAAAATTATATTCTGAAGAAATTCTCATATTTTCATCATTCAATCCAGACATATAATCTATAGTACATGTTATTACACCTAGTCTATTTAAAGTTTCTATATCCTTTTCTTGGCTTCTTTCAGGCAGTACACATAAAATCTTCTTTTTATTTTTTAAACTAATATAATTTTTCATAAATGAAAGGCTATAATCATTACATCCCATAACAATTATATGCTCTTTATAAAAATGAGTAAGTTTTAATTTAATAGCTGTATATAATTTATTAAAAATAGAAAATGTAGCTAATAAAGTTGTCAGTGGTGCAATCCATATTGCTAGCTCATAAGCAAGAGGATTTTGCTTTATGAAACCTTCTATAGGAACAAAGAGAAATAACTTTAAAACAGAGACAGAAATAACAGAAATTTCTTTTAATATGTTATCATATCTACCGTGGTAAACTTGAAAACTCCCAATTAAACTTAGTACAAGTCCTAGAATATATATAATCCATAGATTTTTATTAAAATAATGTTTTATAATATTTGAGATTTTTTTCATGTATTATTCTCTCCTTCCGATAGAATTTAATTCCAATTCATTTAACTGTCGTCCTTTTAAAATTTTAGTTGCCATTTTGGAAAGTTCCTCTGTGGAATACATATTCATTATAATTATTTTATCTTTACTTTCACTATAAGCAACTTTTTTATTGTCTTTACTTATGACAGGAAGTGAAATAAAAAAATCATTATTACTGTTATAAAGAGTTCTTACAGGTTCTCCTGTAACTAGGTCTGTTATAATTGTATTGTTTTTAGGGATACTAGAAATATAATATTTCCCATCATATGACATATTTATAGTATTATATTTTAAAGTTCCAGTAGCAGTTTTTATTTTATTATCAGCATAATATAGGACTTTACTATTTGGTTTTGCAACAAACAATTTACTATCCACTTGACCATATATTGCTTTAATATTCTTATTCTCACTATCTACAGTCATAACTTCTCCATCTATTTTTTGTACCACTTTTTTTTCCCTAAGAGAGAAAATAGTTGATTTTTTTGTGATATAGTTTATAGCAACAAAATTATCATCATTACTCATTATGAATGAAGTAGCTTCTCCATTTTCTTTATCTTCAAGTGAAAATAGAAATTCTCCTGTTTTTGCATCATGAATAAATAATTGATTATCAGGACCTAGTGTAAATAAGAAATTACCATCATTACTAAATTGTAGTCCTGAAATGAAAGGTAATATTCCTGCCTTTACAGTATGAGATTTTGTAGTATATATTTTTTTATCTTGCTTTACATCAAAAACACTAGCAGAAGCACCTTCTGTGCTATCAGATAGAGCCACTAATGAAACATTATTTGTGATGGCAAATTGTTGAAATACTTTAAGAAATTTAGGATCAAGAATTGCAATAAATTCTTCTTTATTTGTATCAAAATTATATTTTGAAATTTTGTCACCAGATAAAATAAGAATAGAATTTTTATCTCTTGACGAAGCTACTATTTTTCCGTTTAATAATTGACTTTTTCCCATTGTTGACTCTGTATCCATAACTCTTATTGTATAATCATTTGCAGATGTAACAATTTTTTTACTATCTGGTGTGAATTTTATAATATCAATGGAAGATTTATGAGTACTTTTTTCATTCAAGATAAATTCAGGACTAGAATCAGATGTTATATTTTTTACTCCACTAAATGCACCAACTGCCATATTATTTAAAACAACAGCAAGAATATTTTCATCAGGGCTTAAAATTATATTTTTGATACTTTCATTATATTGAGTCCGTTTTGTATCAAGATATGTTACTCTTTGAGGAACATTTATTTCCTCATCAGGTTTTAAATTTGATAAATCAAATCTTGTGATAAAATTATTAAGAGAGCTCACATATAATAGAGTAGCATCTTTATTTACTACTATATTTGAAGAAAAATTTCTAATATTTGAAACACAATTAATTTGCCCTGATTGAAGATTTTTCATAATAAAACTTTCTGTATTTTCTTGAATATCGGAGTAGAAAAGAGTTCCGTTATCTGTAATAGTCATTTTTCTAAAAAAATTCTTCTCAGGATTTGTTGTTGAAGCATGAACAATTAAAACTTCCCCTGTATTTATATCATATTCTGTTATAGAGTTATCTTTTCTCAAAATAAAAAAATTATTTGTTTGAGGATTTTCTGCAAATCCAGTTATCATATTATCAATAGGAAAAGTGAATGAATACAATTTTTTTTGATTTTGAATATCAAAAACATCAAGTATTAAGGCATTCCTTAAAGCAAATAAATACTTATTATTTTTTGAGATTCTCATTGCAACTGCTGGAAGAGTAGAATTTCCAAATACATTCTTAATTTCATAATTTTCCATATTTACTTCAAAAATTTTATTATTAGCAGTCCCTACATAAGATTTTTTGCTATCTGGAGAAAGTGCTATTGAAACCACAGGAGATTCAAAGGTCAAAGTCTTT
It encodes:
- a CDS encoding TIR domain-containing protein; translated protein: MEEVQNENKKKYKYDAFISYRHIEPDLTIAKILHDMIEKFNIPKHLRTVSNKESSIDDKHVFRVFRDREELSTRDLSTMIEEAIADSENLIVICSKRTSLSPWCRKEVQLFKKIHGVNNIIPVLIEGEPDESFIDELKNLKATFINSENVEEEKNIELLAADIRPDEVKSPSFKGYEILQNSKDSKLNELTKKSLDILKKSEIYRIVASMLNVNYGDLKLRHQERYLKRIIYTSIAASIAMLIFVVSVTTLYLKSVASERKANEQSSLMTLNMANEANLQGNRILGVLIAQEAMKNVSPKMEKYNKLEAQYENILNNSLITLPFSNQFILPTESETASFGISSDSKWLISSGSFNNAIIWDLDNGGIKKTLTFESPVVSIALSPDSKKSYVGTANNKIFEVNMENYEIKNVFGNSTLPAVAMRISKNNKYLFALRNALILDVFDIQNQKKLYSFTFPIDNMITGFAENPQTNNFFILRKDNSITEYDINTGEVLIVHASTTNPEKNFFRKMTITDNGTLFYSDIQENTESFIMKNLQSGQINCVSNIRNFSSNIVVNKDATLLYVSSLNNFITRFDLSNLKPDEEINVPQRVTYLDTKRTQYNESIKNIILSPDENILAVVLNNMAVGAFSGVKNITSDSSPEFILNEKSTHKSSIDIIKFTPDSKKIVTSANDYTIRVMDTESTMGKSQLLNGKIVASSRDKNSILILSGDKISKYNFDTNKEEFIAILDPKFLKVFQQFAITNNVSLVALSDSTEGASASVFDVKQDKKIYTTKSHTVKAGILPFISGLQFSNDGNFLFTLGPDNQLFIHDAKTGEFLFSLEDKENGEATSFIMSNDDNFVAINYITKKSTIFSLREKKVVQKIDGEVMTVDSENKNIKAIYGQVDSKLFVAKPNSKVLYYADNKIKTATGTLKYNTINMSYDGKYYISSIPKNNTIITDLVTGEPVRTLYNSNNDFFISLPVISKDNKKVAYSESKDKIIIMNMYSTEELSKMATKILKGRQLNELELNSIGRRE